GCTCCGTCGCGTGAAAGCGAGCGTCGTCCAGCAGTCGTTCAGTCTCGACACGCACGTCGCTCTCGGCAACCATGCACTGCGCGACGTGTTCGCTGTCTTCTCCGGCGCCCATCGCTCTCATCCGGTTGTTTGGCAAACGGCAAGGGAGTGCAATTGCGGAAAGAACATTAGACCGTTACTACCAGAACGGGAAGCGGATTCTTGATAAAGATCAGGACGTATCGCGATCACATCATCTTGAATAGCCGATGATCACTGGGTGCGGGGAAGCTGACTTCCAGCCGTGAGGGCATCGTGTTTCAGGACCCGGGCATGTCCTGATCTTCATTGAAGAGACAGATCGCGATGACCTCCTCTTCTATTTCACGGCAGATCAGCTCGTATTCCGTAAGGACGGCTCTGTCCTGCAATTGGCTGCTGCGCTGTCTGTCGAGCATCGAGGTCGCTTCGTCATAGGCCTCGAAAAGACTTTGAAGCGACGGATCCCTTGCGCTCAGCAACTGAAGCTTGCCCCGGAGCGCGGGCAACTTCAGCATCAGCTTCAGCAATCCTCGCTGCCTGTGTTCGCCGGACATTGGCATCCACCAATCTGCGCTGCGTTTGGGTCGTCCTGAGCCATTTCCCTGGCATACGCTGCATGGCGGTCTGGCGAGTGCAGCGCACCGCACCGGTTGCCAGAAGGCCGTGTGGATCGAGGGACGCCGACACACCACCATTGCCAAATGTTTCCCTGAGACAAATGATGGCCGATGCAACGGTCCGCATGGAAGTACGTAACGGTAACACGGATACGAACTGTTCTGGCCAGGACGCCTCACGCGGCGGGCTCAGCCGATCGCCGCCACCCGCAATACACGCATCGTCGAAATGGAACCCGATCGGGATTGGAAAGGCGCGCAGCCCTGCTATTTCTCGAAGGCGTATATGCGGTTCCAGTCGGCTTTCATGTCGACCAGTTGCCAGCCGCGCTCAGGAGCCTCGGTCAAGGCCTTGTCCAGCTTGCCGATATGCGACTGGCGGTCATAGGCCCATTCGCGCTCGCCGTCGGTGTGATGCACGATGAGGCCGAAGCGGGCTCCGGGGCCCGACGTCACCCAGCGAAGCATTTCGTAGTCACCGTCGGAATTACCGGCGACGAAGATCGGACGGCGGCCGATGAACTTGTTGATCCCGACAGGCTTGCCCGGACCGTCGTCGATGAAGTCGACCGTCGGTTCACGCATCAAGACCGGTGTGTCGCCTTCAAGCTGGTATCTGGTGGTGATGCTGCTGCCGATCACCTGCTCGGGCGGAATCCCGTACATCTCCTCTGTCATCGGCCGCATGAACTCGATGCCGCCGCCGGAAACGATATAGGTCCGGAACCCGTTCGCCCTGAGGTAATCGAGAAGCTCCCGCATCGGCAGAAAAGTGATCTCGTTGTACGGCCGGTCGAACCGCGGGTGCCTTGCCGTCGCAAACCAGTCCGTGACGATCTTGTTGAACGCCTCCGTCGTCATGCCCGCATGGGTGGCCATGCCGAGTTCAACAATGCCCTTCTCGCCCGAGGCGGCCACGCCGGCCATGTCGCCCTTCAACAGCGATGCGAAGGGCTCCTTGTCCTTCCATTCCGGGTGCTCCGGCGCGAGCGCCTTGACGCGATCGTTGATGAACAACGCCTGGAAGTAGTTGGGCTGCTCCGTCCAGAGCGTGCCGTCATTGTCGAAGACGGCGATGCGGTCAGGCACGGCGACATAATCGCGCCCGCCCTCCGTCGTTACGCGCGTGACGAAATCGACGATCGCCGACTTCGCGTCGCCGTCGTTCCACGAGGGCAGGTCGGCTGACTGTGCATCCGCCGCGAACGCCGCCGGCATGGCAAGGACCAGCGCCAGCAGTGCGAAGAAGGTCGCGAGAAGCGGTGCCCCGCGATCACCGATGCGGACAGTTGCAACAGCCGACATTCCCGCTCTGGCATCTGCGACCATGATGGTCCCTCCTCGAGTGGACGTTCCGGGGCGTTATGGCCGTCGGACGCAACGGAAGCCGATATGGGTCGTCGCCGAGTTCTCTTCCTGTGCATGGCGCGCCGCCGGCCGGTAGCGCCGGCAATAGTTGGGCGCACAGAGATGCGATCCGCCCTTGACCACCCGCCTGGCGATACGGATCTGCGGTTGCGTCGGGTCGAAGCTTTCTTCGGCGCTGCCTCCGCGCGGATTGGCGGGAATGCAGCAGGCCCTTTGCGCCGGTGCCGGATGAGCAGATGACCAGTAGTCATTCGTCCATTCCCAGACGTTGCCGATCATGTCGTAAAGCCCGTAGCCGTTCGGCGGAAAGCTGCCGACCGGCGACGTTCGCTCGAAGCCATCAGGCTTGAGATTTTCGATCGGAAACACGCCGTGCCAGGTGTTGGCCATGAACCGGCCGTCCGGAACAAGTTCATCACCCCAGGCGAATTCCGCGCTTTCGAGGCCGCCCTTGGCGGCGAACTCCCATTCGGCCTCGGTCGGCAGATCCTTGCCCGCCCAGGCCGCATAGGCCTTGGCGTCGGCATAGGCGATCTGGAGGACCGGGTGGTCGAGCTTTCCGCGCAGATTGCTCAGGCCCCCATAGGGCCGGCGCCAGTTCGCGCCGAACTTGAAATTCCACCATTGCGCGGGGTCACGGCTTGTTATCCGCTTTGGCGGATCGAAAACGACCGATCCGGCTTTCATCATATGCGCCGGTGCGCCCGGATAGTCCTTTGGATCGGACGGGCTTTCGGCGAGCGTCACATAGCCGGTCGCCGCGACGAACTCCGCGAACTGCCGGTTGGTAACCGGCGCGACGTCGATCCAGAACCCGTCCACTTTCGCTGGATGCGCGGGCGCTTCCTCAGGATAGTGACGGTCCGATCCCATGACGAAGGTACCGCCTTCGATCCAGACCTGTTCGCGGGCGGAGATCGCCATCGGCGATTCATCGCCCGCCGATCGATCGAGCGGAATGTTCATGTGTCACCTCATCGACCTTGCGGTAGATAATCCGATCTCGCCAACCTACTCTAGGCGCGATCGCCGGCGCTCCAAGTACTTTACGGTTACGAAGGTCACGAGCGACTGAGCAAACGCCCAAAATTGAACCTTCCCCCGGCCTTCGTTACTGTTACGTTCTTCCGATCCGTTCCCGGCTCGCTAAGCTCTATGATAATGAAAGCAAAACCGGTCGCAATTGGACGAAGGGGCATAGTCTGATGGGTGCGCGCGACGATATCGAGCAGCTCGGCAAGCGGATCGGCGCGGCGATCGTCGGCCAGCAGGGCATGATCGAACGCCTGCTGCTCGGCCTCATCAGCAACGGCCACCTGCTCGTCGAAGGACTGCCGGGTCTTGCCAAGACACGCGCCATCAAGAGCATGGCCAAGAACCTCGACGCGAGGCTGTCGCGCATCCAGTTCACACCCGACCTTTTGCCGGCCGACATCACCGGCTCCGAAATCTATTTCACCGAAGGCGGGAAAGGCGAGTTCCGCTTCCAGGAGGGGCCGGTCTTCGCCAACCTGGTGCTTGCCGACGAGGTGAATCGCGCGCCGGCGAAGGTGCAGTCGGCGCTGCTCGAGGCGATGGAGGAGCGTCAGGTCACCGTCGGCGGCAAGAGCCACGGCCTTCCCGATCTCTTCCTGGTGATGGCGACCCAGAACCCGATCGAGCAGGAGGGGACCTATCCCCTCCCCGAAGCGCAACTCGACCGCTTTCTGATGCATGTGCAGGTCGACTATCCGGACGCGAAGTCGGAAGCCGACATCATGCGGCTCGTGCGTTCCGAGGAGACCCCGACGAGGGCCAACGGCCACGCGACTGAGAAGCTGGCACAGGACGCCGTCTTCGCCGCCCGCGAAGAGATTTCCGCCGTCACCGTGTCGGGGGCGATCGAAAACTACATCGTCGCCCTGGTGATGGCGACGCGCTATCCGGACAAGCTCGACAACGAGCTTGGCAAATGGATCCAGGTCGGCGTCAGCCCGCGCGGCGTCATCGGCCTCGACAAGGTGTCACGCGCGCATGCCTGGCTGAAGGGACGCGACTTCGTTACGCCGGACGATGTGCAGGCCACCGTCCACGACGTCTTCCGGCACCGCCTCGTGCTTTCCTACGAGGCGCATGCCGGCGGCATTTCCGCCAACCAGGTCATCGACAGGATCGTTGAGCAGGTGGCGGTGGCCTAGCGCATCGGCCCGAAAATCGGAATCGATTTTCGGAAAGCTCGATGCGTAGATTCAAAGACTTACAGCGTCCTTTGTGCGTCCTGATGGACGCACGGCGCTGTAGACCGGGATGAGGAAAAGTGTGTGCGGTTTTCGGCGCATCCCGCTCTGACTTAACGTGATCCAGGATGGAGACTTGCGATGGGCATATCCATACCGGCCTTTGCCCGATCGAAAGGCATCACGCGGACGCGCAGCGAAGCGGGTTCGGGCGTCTATACCTCTGTCGAAGAACTCATCGGACTGGAAGCGACAGCCTGCGATCTGGCGTTCCTGCGCAAGGCACCTGTCCGCCGCCTGCTCGCCGGGCGCCATGAATCGCGCATGCGCGGGCGCGGTCTCTCTTTCGAGGAGTTGCGCGACTATCTGCCCGGCGACGACATCCGCATGATCGACTGGCGTGTGACGGCGCGCACCGGCAGGCCAGCCGTCCGTGTCTACGACGAGGAGAAAGACCGGCCGGCGCTGATCGTCGTAGACCAGCGAATGAACATGTTTTTCGGCAGTCGCCGCGCGATGAAATCCGTGGCGGCGGCACAGACCGCGGCGCTTTGCGCCTGGCGCGTCATGGCGCTCGGCGACCGCGTCGGTGGCTTCGTGTTCGGCGACGAAGCGGTCGACGAGGTCCGCCCGCATCGGAGCCGCGAGACTGTCATCCGCTTTGCGAACGCGATCGCCAGGCACAACACGTCGCTTCACGCTGCGTCCGAAACTGCCCGGGGAGCGGACCAGCTCGATCTCGTGCTTTCGACCGTCGCCGCCATTGCCAAGCACGATCACCTTATCATCGTGATCAGCGACTTCGACGGCTATGGCCTCGACACGCGCGAGACGCTGCTCAATCTGTCGATGCACAACGATGTCGTCGTCATTCTGATCTACGATCCGTTCCTGCTCGAACTGCCGCGCCAGGGAGACCTCGTCGTCAGCGGGGGCGCGCTTCAGGCAGAGCTGCAGCTCGGGCGCGGAAACGTGCGCGAAGCGATCGACAGCTTCGCCCGCAAGCGCGGTCGGGCGCTCCGCGCCTGGCAGCGGGAAATGGGCCTGCCGATGCTGCCGCTCTCGGCCGCCGAGGAAGTCGCGCCGCAGCTCCGCCGTCTTCTGGGCCAGCTCGGGTGGCGGCAAAGGAGGCGGTAGCGATGGAACCGGCCGCCCCCGCTACAACCGATCCTGCCCTGGCAGCAACGTTGCGGGACTTGGCGGATGTCGCGCTGCCGGCGCCGGTCTCGATGCTGCCGCAGACATGGGGTTGGGCGGTGCTTGGCGCCATCATTCTCGCGGCTGTCGCCGCGGCGTTATGGCTGTGGCTGCGCCGTCGCGCCACCAATCGCTATCGCCGCGAGGCGCTTTCCGAGCTTGCCGGGATCGAACAGTATCTTGCTGACCCAGCGACGCGCGGCATGGCGCTTGCCCAGCTGCCTCCGCTTTTGAAACGCGTGGCGCTCGCCGCCTGGCCGCGCGAAACCGTCGCGGATCTGAATGGACCGCTCTGGGTCGGTTTTCTCGCGGCGCGCTCGGGCGGAGCGCGCCTTTCGCCCGAATTCACCCGATTCTTCGAGGAGGCGGAGTATCGCGGCGAGGACGCGTTGGGGCTGACCGATGAGAAGAGGGCGAGAGCCTACGCGGCCGCGGCCCGGCAATGGATCGAGGGCCACGATGTACGTGCTTGACCATCCCTGGCTGCTTTTTCTTCTAGCGCTGCCGTTCCTCGTCTGGTGGCTTCTCCCGCCCTATCGTGAGCACACGCCGGCCGTCCGCATCCCCTTTTTCAAGGATATCACCGATGCGGCTGGTGTCGGCGCGACGGAAGGTTCGGTGGTGCCGCGATCCAATCTCGGGCAGAAGCTTATCGCACCGGTTTGCTGGGGGTTGATCGTGCTGGCGCTGGCACGCCCGCAATTCATCGAACCGCCGATCGAGAAGACCGAGCCGCAGCGCGATCTGATGCTTGCCATCGACCTCTCCCAGTCGATGGACACGCGCGATTTCCGCGATCCCGACGGAAACCTTGAGGCCCGTGTCGATGCGGTTCACAAGGTGGTCGCCGACTTCATCGGCCGCAGGCCGAGCGATCGCCTTGGCCTCATCGCCTTTGGCGATGCCCCCTATCCGCTCGTGCCCTTCACGCTCGATCATCAGACAGTAAGGGCGATACTCGCCGATTCGCTGCCCGGGATGGCCGGCCCCCGCACGGCGCTCGGCGACGCCATCGGCCTCGCCATCAAGATGTTCGACCGGAGCGAAGCGCCCGACAAGGTTCTCATCCTCTTGACCGATGGCAACGACACCGCCAGCAAGATGCCGCCGGACAAGGCGGCCGACATCGCCGGCGAGCGCCGCATCACCATCCATGCGGTCGGAATCGGCGATCCCAATGCGGAGGGAGAGCAGAAGCTAGACACCGGCGTGCTCCAGCAAATCGCGACGAAGACGGGCGGCCACTACTTCTTCGGACAGGATCAGGTCGGGCTCGAAACCATATACGGGCTGCTGGACCAACTGACGCCGGCAAACCAGAAGACGCTTTCCTGGCGGCCGCGCATCGAACTGTTCTACTATCCGCTGGGCGCGTCACTCCTCATCGTCGTCGCCTATCACGCCATCATGTGGCTGCTTTCGTCGAGAGGTGCAACGCGCCGGGAAAGCGAGGTCGGCAGATGATCGCGGACTTCCATTTCCTCAGACCCTGGTGGCTTCTCGCCCTGCTTGCGGCGCCGCTCCTCGTCCGGCTGATCGGCCGCCGCACCGATATCCGCTCGCGCTGGGAAGGCATGATTGCGCCGCACCTGCTCGGCCACCTGTTGATCGACCGCGGCGGCTCGCATCGCTTTCGCCCCGTACACCTGACCGCCGCGCTGATCGCCGTTGCAGCAATTGCGGCGGCCGGCCCGACCTGGGAGCGCGAACGCCCGCCTTTCCTCGAGGATACCGCGCCGCTTGCCATCGCCATCGATCTTACCGCAACGATGAACGCGACGGATGTGTCGCCGACCCGGCTTGAACGCGCCAAGCTGAAAGTGCGGGACATTCTCGACCTCAGAAAGGGCGCGCGCACGGCGCTCTTCGCCTATGCGGGTTCGGCTCACATGGTGCTGCCTTTGACCGACGACGCCGCGCTTGTCAGAACCTACCTTGCTGCGCTTTCCCCAGGCATCATGCCCGTTGACGGCAAGGATACGGCGAAGGCGCTTCAAGCCGTCGAAGTCGGCCTCGCCAACGAAGCCGTTCCGGGCACCATCCTCTTTTTGACCGACGGCGTTGAACGCAAGGCGTTTCCCGCTTTCGAGCAATACAAGGGCCGCAACGATCTGATGGTGCTCGGGATCGGCACGGCGGAAGGCGGGCCGGTCAAGATCGCCGACGGCGGCTACCTCACCGATGCGTCCGGCGCGCGCGTCCACGCGCGCCTCGATATCGATGCACTCAAGGCGCTGCAGAACGGCTCGAAAGCCCAGGTTGCGACGGTAACGCTCGACGACAGCGATGTCCGCTGGATCGCCCGGCGCATTCAGTCTGCCTTCGCACAGAAAGTGGTGGAAGGACACACCCGCTGGCGCGACGCCGGCTGGTGGCTGACGATCCCGATCGCCCTTTTCGCAGCGCTCTGGTTCCGGCGCGGCTGGACGGTACGCTGGGCCGGCTTCCTGCTCGTCGCAGGCATGGCGCTTGCCGGCGGCAAGGCGGAAGCCGCCGACTTCAGCGACCTGTGGTTCACGCGGGACCAACAGGGCCGCCGCGCCTTCGAACGCGGAGACTTCCAGGATGCTGCTGCGCACTTCGCCGATCCTGCTTGGCGCGGCATCGCGCTCTATCGCGCCGGGCGCTTCCAGGATGCGATCGACGCCTTTGCGCAGGAGGACACGGCCGAAAGCTATTACAATCAGGGCAATGCGCTGATGCATCTCGACAAGCCGAAAGAGGCTGTCGTTGCCTATGGGCAGGCCCTGAAGCTGCGCCCCGATTGGCCGGAGGCTAAGGCAAATCTGGCACTCGCCGAAAAGCGGAACAAGGCAAAGGAGAAGCAGGAAGAGGAGGAGCAGCAGGAACAGGGCGCTGACCTTCCTCCCGATCAGGTCCAGATCGACGAAAAGGGCGAGAAAGGCAAGGAAGGCACCGTTCAGGCTGGAGAGCAGACCGCTGACATGTGGATGCGCAACATCCAGGTGTCGCCAGCCGATCTGCTTGCTCGAAAGTTCGCGATCGAGGCCAGGGAGGACGTGCCATGATCCGGCCGGTGACAGGCTTCTTCGCTTTAGCGCTCGTCCTGCTCGCCTACTGGCTGGTGCCCGCGAGTCTTGCCTCCGCCGCCGATCCCTTCGCCCGCGCGACGCTTGCGACGAAAGGTACGCTCTATACCGGCCAGGAAGTTCATATCGACGTCGATGTCTTCGTTCCGAACTACTTCATGACCCCGCCGCGATTTCCCCTGTTCGATCTTTCCGGCGCCGTGGTTACGATCCCTGACGGAAGCGGCGTAAACCTCAACGAAACCGTGAACGGCGAGAGCGTTTCGGGCATCCGCAAGAGCTATGTCGTGACGCCTCAGACCGCCGGCGACTACACCTTGCCGCCGGCCGAAATTCCCTTCGGTTATGCCGCCGTGCCAGGCCGGCTCACCGAAGGCAAGGTCACGCTCCCGCCGCTCAAGTTTACCGTCGAGGCCGCGCCTGGCACCGCCGAAGGAGGGGCCGGCGTGACCGCCGTGAAGGTCACGGTCGACCAGGCGCTCGACCGTGATGCGAGCGGCCTGCATGCGGGCGATGCGCTGGTGAGAACGATCACCGTCCGCGCCGAGGGGCTCGATGCCATGATGATTCCGGAACCGAACTTCGGATCGCCGGCGGGCGCTCGGGTCTATGTCCAGGACCCGGCGCTTTCGGAGGAACGAACGCCCCGGGGCGAGCCCGTGGCCGGTGTTCGCAAGGACGCCGCAACCTATGTCTTCGCGCAAGCCGGATCCTATCGGCTCCCGGCGATCGACATCGAGTGGTTCGATCCTCAGACGAGAAACATCGAGCAGGCGGAAGCGCCGATGGTCGCGGTGACCGTCGCCGCCGCGCCGCCGGTCGACACGGGGCTTGGCCCGCCGGCACCGGTGCCGCAGAAGCCCCCGTTCGATTGGCGCTTGTGGGCAGGCGTCGGCGCCGCGGCGGTTGTTGCCGCCGCAATCATCTGGCTCGCCGCGCGCCTGCTCAGCCGCGCGGAGTCCTGGGGCGAGGCCTGGCATCGCCGCCGGCTCGACTCGGAACCGGAATATTTCCGCCACATCGAACAGACTTGCCGGGACCACGATCTCACACGCCTCAGCCAAACGCTCGACGCCTGGTCACGAAAGTCCGGCAACATCCCGCTTTCACGCTGGCTCGACCGCTTCGCGGATGCGGCGACGCAGCGCCTCTTCGCCGAACACCAAAGGGCACTCTACGGCAAGCCGTCCGGCGATCGGACGAGGATTGATTTCGGGGCGCTGCGAAGCGGGCTGAGGACCGCCCGCCGGAACTGGTTGCGCTCCGGCCCGAGCGCGACCGTTAGACCCGCGGCGCTGCCTCCGCTGAACCCGGACTTCGCCTGACCCGAAAACCCTCGCCATTGCAGAGCTAGACACGTCGTGACGGTCTTCGTAACCGTTACGTACTTACCGCCGCAGGCGTTCGCGCGCACATTTCCCCGGCCAATACTGAAACTGCGTTTGTCCTTCGGGCGAACCACGTTGGTCTCAGGGGAGACACGTAATGACAATCAATTTGAAGACTATGCGCAGCCTGCTGGCCGCTCCCGCAGCCACGGCACTAAAGCCGAAAGCGCTCGCGCTTGCCGGGACGGTGCTGGCGTCGACGATTTCGATGTCGGTGGCCCCCGCCCTCGCGCAGGACGCCGCGAAGCCAAATATTCTCGTCATCTTCGGCGACGACATCGGTCAGACGAACATCAGCGCCTACTCGTTCGGCGTCACGGGTTACAAGACACCGAACATCGACCGCATCGCCAGGGAAGGCATGATGTTCACGGATTACTACGCGGAGAACAGCTGCACGGCCGGGCGCTCGACCTTCATTACCGGTCAGACGGTGCTCAGGACCGGCATGTCGAAGGTCGGCGTGCCGGGCGCACCCGTCGGCATCCAGGACCGCGACATCACCATTGCCCAGGCGCTCAAACCGCTGGGTTATGCGACCGGTCAGTTCGGCAAGAACCATCTGGGCGACCAGGACCGCTTCCTGCCGACCGCCCATGGCTTCGACGAGTTCTTCGGCAACCTCTACCACCTCAACGCCGAGGAGGAGCCAGAGAGGCCCTATTGGCCGAAGGACGATCCGACCTTCCTTAAAAGCTATTCGCCACGCGGCGTCCTGCATTCTTTCGCCGACGGCAAAGTCCAGGACACCGGTGCACTCAACACGAAGCGCATGGAAACCATCGACGATGAGACGACGTCCGCCGCGATGGAGTACATCAAGAAGCAGGTGCAGGAGAAAAAGCCCTTCTTCACCTGGATGAACACGACGCGCATGCACCTCTTCACCCATGTGCGGCCGGAATATCAGGGCCAGAGCGGCATGCCGGGCAACGACTATGCCGACGGCATGATCGAGCATGACAACGATGTCGGCAAGCTCCTGAACCTGCTTGACGAATTGAAGATCGCCGACAACACGATCGTGGTCTACACGACCGACAACGGCCCCAACCAGTTCTCCTGGCCGGATGCGGCGACGACGCCCTTCCGCAGCGAGAAAGATTCCAACTGGGAAGGCGCCTTCCGCGTGCCGGCGATGATCCGTTGGCCGGGCAAGATCAAGCCGGGCACCATCAGCAACGAGATGTTCTCGGGTCTCGACTGGTTCCCGACGCTGCTTGCCGCTGCCGGGGACACCTCCATCAAGGAGCGGCTGTTGAAGGGCGCTGACGTCGGCGGCAAAACCTTCAAGGTCCATCTCGACGGCTACAACCAACTCCCTTATCTGCTCGGTGAACAGCCAAAGAGCGCCCGCGGCGAGTTCTTCTACTTCAACGACGACGCCAAGCTTGTGGGCATGCGCTGGGATAACTGGAAGGCCGTGTTCTGCGAAATGCAAAAGCCCGGCGGCTTCGATGTTTGGCAGGAGCCGTTCACGTGCCTGCGCGTTCCAAAGATCTTCAACCTGCGCATGGATCCCTACGAGCGTGCCGACATCGTTTCGGATCAGTACAATGATTGGCGGACGAAAAATGCCTATCTCTTTGCCGACGCAACCATCAAGGCCGCTACCTTCCTCGAAACTTTCGTCGAGTATCCGCCGAGCCAGCGACCGGCCAGTTTCTCGATCGACCAGGTGGAGGCAGATGTTCACAAGAAGATCGATGAGATCATGAGCAAGGCACAGCCGGCTCAATAATCGAAGAGTACCGGCGCGCCGAACCATACGGGGCGCCGTCACTACAGCGCCGCGCGTCTATTCAGACGCGCGAAAGGATGCGGTAGCACTTCTTTGAATTGCGGCATGTCTTTATCCTTAAAACGGATACGACTTAAGGAAACATGCAGGAGTTCACGAACGGCCGGAGCGACGATGAAGAACATCCCCGCCGCGCAGGCGATCGATGCCACGACCCGGAAGCGAGAGGACGGCATTCGGGAGCGGGCACGCATGCAGGCTACGATCGTCGCCGGCTTGATGCTTTTTCTTTCCGGCGCCGCTGCTCTGATCTTCCAGGTGCTGTGGATCAAGGAGCTTTCGCTCGTCACCGGCATCGACGTCTATGCCGTCAGCACCGGTGTCAGCGCCTTCTTCCTCGGCCTGGCGCTCGGCAGCTTCCTCATCGGTCGACTCGGCGACCGCGTAGCGCGGCCGCTCATCCTCTATGCGTTGCTCGAAGCGGGCGTGGCGCTTCTCGGGCTTGTGGTTACCTTCGCCCTTGCGCGTGTCGCACCTCTTTTCGTCTTCCTCGAAGATCGAAGCGCTCCCGTCGCCTGGCTGCTGCTGACGCTGCTCGTGGCGGCACCCGCGATGCTGATGGGCGGAACGCTGCCGGTGCTGCTGCGCGTGCTTGAGCCCGCCCGGGATGGCGTCGGCTCGAAGGGCGGTCGGCTTTATGCAGCCAATACGCTCGGGGCCATCGCAGGCTGTCTGGCGGTATCATTCCTTCTTGTTCCGGCCTTGGGTATCCGGGGCACCGCGGTGGCCGCAGCCAGTCTCAGCCTGTTCGCATCCGCGATCGCGCTCGTCAGCGGACGATTGTTCGGCGCGCCCGAGCGGTCCGCCGTCGGGGCCGCCAAATCCACTGGAGGCGGGTCTCGCCTGGCTCTTGTGCTTTATGGGGTGGCGGGCGGCATCGCTCTCGGTTATGAGGTTGCCTGGTCGCAGGCGATCGTGCA
The genomic region above belongs to Sinorhizobium mexicanum and contains:
- a CDS encoding AAA family ATPase; translated protein: MGARDDIEQLGKRIGAAIVGQQGMIERLLLGLISNGHLLVEGLPGLAKTRAIKSMAKNLDARLSRIQFTPDLLPADITGSEIYFTEGGKGEFRFQEGPVFANLVLADEVNRAPAKVQSALLEAMEERQVTVGGKSHGLPDLFLVMATQNPIEQEGTYPLPEAQLDRFLMHVQVDYPDAKSEADIMRLVRSEETPTRANGHATEKLAQDAVFAAREEISAVTVSGAIENYIVALVMATRYPDKLDNELGKWIQVGVSPRGVIGLDKVSRAHAWLKGRDFVTPDDVQATVHDVFRHRLVLSYEAHAGGISANQVIDRIVEQVAVA
- a CDS encoding VWA domain-containing protein, producing MIADFHFLRPWWLLALLAAPLLVRLIGRRTDIRSRWEGMIAPHLLGHLLIDRGGSHRFRPVHLTAALIAVAAIAAAGPTWERERPPFLEDTAPLAIAIDLTATMNATDVSPTRLERAKLKVRDILDLRKGARTALFAYAGSAHMVLPLTDDAALVRTYLAALSPGIMPVDGKDTAKALQAVEVGLANEAVPGTILFLTDGVERKAFPAFEQYKGRNDLMVLGIGTAEGGPVKIADGGYLTDASGARVHARLDIDALKALQNGSKAQVATVTLDDSDVRWIARRIQSAFAQKVVEGHTRWRDAGWWLTIPIALFAALWFRRGWTVRWAGFLLVAGMALAGGKAEAADFSDLWFTRDQQGRRAFERGDFQDAAAHFADPAWRGIALYRAGRFQDAIDAFAQEDTAESYYNQGNALMHLDKPKEAVVAYGQALKLRPDWPEAKANLALAEKRNKAKEKQEEEEQQEQGADLPPDQVQIDEKGEKGKEGTVQAGEQTADMWMRNIQVSPADLLARKFAIEAREDVP
- a CDS encoding DUF4381 domain-containing protein, with amino-acid sequence MEPAAPATTDPALAATLRDLADVALPAPVSMLPQTWGWAVLGAIILAAVAAALWLWLRRRATNRYRREALSELAGIEQYLADPATRGMALAQLPPLLKRVALAAWPRETVADLNGPLWVGFLAARSGGARLSPEFTRFFEEAEYRGEDALGLTDEKRARAYAAAARQWIEGHDVRA
- a CDS encoding formylglycine-generating enzyme family protein, which gives rise to MAISAREQVWIEGGTFVMGSDRHYPEEAPAHPAKVDGFWIDVAPVTNRQFAEFVAATGYVTLAESPSDPKDYPGAPAHMMKAGSVVFDPPKRITSRDPAQWWNFKFGANWRRPYGGLSNLRGKLDHPVLQIAYADAKAYAAWAGKDLPTEAEWEFAAKGGLESAEFAWGDELVPDGRFMANTWHGVFPIENLKPDGFERTSPVGSFPPNGYGLYDMIGNVWEWTNDYWSSAHPAPAQRACCIPANPRGGSAEESFDPTQPQIRIARRVVKGGSHLCAPNYCRRYRPAARHAQEENSATTHIGFRCVRRP
- a CDS encoding vWA domain-containing protein gives rise to the protein MYVLDHPWLLFLLALPFLVWWLLPPYREHTPAVRIPFFKDITDAAGVGATEGSVVPRSNLGQKLIAPVCWGLIVLALARPQFIEPPIEKTEPQRDLMLAIDLSQSMDTRDFRDPDGNLEARVDAVHKVVADFIGRRPSDRLGLIAFGDAPYPLVPFTLDHQTVRAILADSLPGMAGPRTALGDAIGLAIKMFDRSEAPDKVLILLTDGNDTASKMPPDKAADIAGERRITIHAVGIGDPNAEGEQKLDTGVLQQIATKTGGHYFFGQDQVGLETIYGLLDQLTPANQKTLSWRPRIELFYYPLGASLLIVVAYHAIMWLLSSRGATRRESEVGR
- a CDS encoding HAD family hydrolase — protein: MPAAFAADAQSADLPSWNDGDAKSAIVDFVTRVTTEGGRDYVAVPDRIAVFDNDGTLWTEQPNYFQALFINDRVKALAPEHPEWKDKEPFASLLKGDMAGVAASGEKGIVELGMATHAGMTTEAFNKIVTDWFATARHPRFDRPYNEITFLPMRELLDYLRANGFRTYIVSGGGIEFMRPMTEEMYGIPPEQVIGSSITTRYQLEGDTPVLMREPTVDFIDDGPGKPVGINKFIGRRPIFVAGNSDGDYEMLRWVTSGPGARFGLIVHHTDGEREWAYDRQSHIGKLDKALTEAPERGWQLVDMKADWNRIYAFEK
- a CDS encoding BatD family protein → MIRPVTGFFALALVLLAYWLVPASLASAADPFARATLATKGTLYTGQEVHIDVDVFVPNYFMTPPRFPLFDLSGAVVTIPDGSGVNLNETVNGESVSGIRKSYVVTPQTAGDYTLPPAEIPFGYAAVPGRLTEGKVTLPPLKFTVEAAPGTAEGGAGVTAVKVTVDQALDRDASGLHAGDALVRTITVRAEGLDAMMIPEPNFGSPAGARVYVQDPALSEERTPRGEPVAGVRKDAATYVFAQAGSYRLPAIDIEWFDPQTRNIEQAEAPMVAVTVAAAPPVDTGLGPPAPVPQKPPFDWRLWAGVGAAAVVAAAIIWLAARLLSRAESWGEAWHRRRLDSEPEYFRHIEQTCRDHDLTRLSQTLDAWSRKSGNIPLSRWLDRFADAATQRLFAEHQRALYGKPSGDRTRIDFGALRSGLRTARRNWLRSGPSATVRPAALPPLNPDFA
- a CDS encoding DUF58 domain-containing protein translates to MGISIPAFARSKGITRTRSEAGSGVYTSVEELIGLEATACDLAFLRKAPVRRLLAGRHESRMRGRGLSFEELRDYLPGDDIRMIDWRVTARTGRPAVRVYDEEKDRPALIVVDQRMNMFFGSRRAMKSVAAAQTAALCAWRVMALGDRVGGFVFGDEAVDEVRPHRSRETVIRFANAIARHNTSLHAASETARGADQLDLVLSTVAAIAKHDHLIIVISDFDGYGLDTRETLLNLSMHNDVVVILIYDPFLLELPRQGDLVVSGGALQAELQLGRGNVREAIDSFARKRGRALRAWQREMGLPMLPLSAAEEVAPQLRRLLGQLGWRQRRR